In Babylonia areolata isolate BAREFJ2019XMU chromosome 19, ASM4173473v1, whole genome shotgun sequence, a single window of DNA contains:
- the LOC143293472 gene encoding uncharacterized protein LOC143293472 encodes MGRFQSCKVVVERSLRRAFYDGVLELYEGHGSSDTVTAVSLEGTLTLTINRAETLHIRLNEVAQRAEEVSLEQEDSAHTAHHQENSEALDREQGSCGRKRKHEIMDEKDDDKKEAMKKKLKTENDTTTSHEHPVVKSSDAETDLGSSQTKPIDRKELEKSSKAVKPKSENYSGIHIKKEPEEATADCEPDTSPGPSSAPSNSCSSRTPEEETAASVSGKRKSEDHLGLAQGSDTSFPVQVKKEPKVESILIEDEDEEDDECEDLSSQRYNRVQQASPIHSLWYKRPQGSRHHGSSHRATAREREHSVRKSYPSPHTMEMTDPRQMAVLLERNDCPVCGEVLHTRKELGSHLHAHRHALRATCSVCRTNTLTLDALLLHLSTVHSPRLLPVTPAMTSDSLLSQALMPALPYTPTPMSAIASLVSMAACQAGGPSSAAFLAGGSGMAGGVSSLMEQIITYRGLLPCPVCQLLCSSKQHLATHLALMHRDTASIMGQGGGEEEEAEEDVVKAEGRQDSDGEGSSNFSCFDCSQSFSSQVAFTQHCMLQHNSTSAVSQGSCSVCHRAFHTWRALHAHYLSAHAITNFCDRCKMGFVSSAELKTHYDSTHSADTRNLTYICDICNKGFYSQSQCSAHKRSHISEKSFACQVCGSAFFKRGDLSKHFRTVHAPNRVFGCRFCGKRGTRMDNMRSHVKSHGKHMTRDEVLSFIEEVSPN; translated from the exons ATGGGGCGTTTTCAAAGCTGCAAAGTTGTGGTGGAGCGTTCCTTGCGTCGAGCATTTTACGATGGGGTGCTTGAACTATATGAAGGCCATGGTagttctgacacagtgacagcagtCAGTTTAGAAGGCACGCTGACTCTCACCATCAACAGAGCAGAAACACTCCACATCCGACTGAATGAGGTGGCCCAGCGAGCTGAAGAAGTCTCCTTGGAGCAAGAAGATTCTGCTCATACTGCTCATCATCAAGAGAACTCTGAAGCCCTTGACAGGGAACAAGGCTCTTGTggaagaaaacgaaaacatgagATTATGGATGAAAAAGATGACGACAAAAAAGAGGccatgaaaaagaaattgaaaactgaaaacGATACAACTACAAGTCATGAACATCCAGTGGTGAAGTCCAGTGATGCTGAAACCGACTTGGGTTCCTCTCAAACTAAACCCATTGACAGGAAAGAATTGGAGAAGAGCAGTAAAGCAGTGAAACCCAAAAGTGAGAATTACAGTGGGATCCATATCAAGAAAGAGCCAGAGGAGGCGACGGCAGACTGTGAACCAGACACCTCACCAGGCCCTTCCTCTGCTCCaagcaacagctgcagcagcaggacACCTGAGGAGGAGACTGCAGCCAGTGTTAGTGGTAAAAGGAAGAGTGAGGACCATTTGGGGTTAGCACAAGGAAGTGACACTTCATTTCCAGTCCAGGTAAAAAAAG AACCCAAGGTGGAATCCATCTTGATAGAGGACGAGGATGAAGAGGATGACGAGTGTGAGGACCTGAGCAGTCAGAGGTACAACCGTGTGCAGCAGGCTTCCCCAATTCACTCCCTGTGGTACAAGAGACCTCAGGGGTCCAGGCATCATGGCAGCTCTCATCGTGCCACAGCCAGGGAGAGGGAACACAGTGTCAGAAAGAGTTACCCCAGCCCTCACACAATG GAGATGACGGACCCCCGTCAGATGGCGGTGCTGTTGGAGCGGAACGACTGTCCAGTGTGTGGTGAAGTGCTACACACCCGCAAGGAGTTGGGTAGCCACCTGCACGCTCATCGCCACGCACTGCGAGCCACCTGCTCAGTGTGTCGCACCAATACACTGACCCTGGACGCACTGCTGCTGCACCTGAGCACTGTGCACAGTCCTCGCCTGCTGCCTGTGACCCCGGCCATGACCTCCGACTCCCTGCTCAGCCAGGCCCTCATGCCCGCTCtgccctacacccccacccccatgtccgCCATTGCCTCCCTCGTCTCCATGGCAGCCTGCCAGGCGGGGGGGCCCAGCTCAGCCGCGTTCCTGGCTGGGGGTTCGGGCATGGCGGGCGGGGTGTCGAGCCTGATGGAACAGATCATCACCTACAGGGGTctgctgccctgccctgtctgccAGTTGCTGTGCTCCTCCAAACAACACCTGGCCACTCACCTGGCCTTGATGCATAGGGACACAGCTTCTATtatggggcagggtgggggggaggaggaggaagctgaGGAGGACGTCGTGAAGGCGGAAGGGAGGCAGGATTCGGACGGGGAGGGGTCCAGCAACTTCTCCTGTTTCGACTGCAGCCAGAGCTTCAGTTCCCAGGTGGCGTTCACACAGCACTGCATGCTGCAGCACAACTCCACCTCAGCCGTTAGCCAGGGATCCTGCTCCGTCTGCCACCGCGCCTTCCACACCTGGCGGGCACTGCACGCCCACTACCTGTCGGCCCACGCCATCACCAACTTCTGCGACAGGTGCAAGATGGGGTTCGTTTCCAGCGCCGAGCTCAAGACACACTACGACTCCACGCACAGTGCCGACACCCGCAACCTGACGTACATCTGTGACATCTGCAACAAGGGCTTCTACTCCCAGTCGCAGTGCAGCGCCCATAAGCGCAGCCACATCTCGGAGAAGAGCTTCGCCTGCCAGGTGTGCGGGAGTGCGTTCTTCAAGCGGGGTGACCTGTCCAAGCACTTCCGCACCGTGCACGCGCCCAACAGGGTGTTTGGCTGCCGCTTCTGCGGCAAGCGTGGCACGCGCATGGACAACATGCGGAGTCACGTCAAGTCCCACGGCAAGCACATGACCAGGGATGAGGTTCTGTCGTTCATTGAAGAAGTCAGCCCTAACTAA